From the genome of Neomonachus schauinslandi chromosome 5, ASM220157v2, whole genome shotgun sequence, one region includes:
- the AMHR2 gene encoding anti-Muellerian hormone type-2 receptor isoform X1, giving the protein MLGTLGLWVPLPTAVRAPPSRRTCVFFEAPGVRGSTKTLGKLLDAGPGPPRVIRCLYSRCCFGIWNLTQDQAQVEMQGCRDSDEPDCESPHCDLSPRAHPSPRSTLFTCSCGTDFCNANYSHLPPPGSPGTSGSQGPPPVPGESIWMALVLLGLFFLLLLLLGSIILALLQRKACRVRGGPEPEPEPDSGRDWSAELPELPELRFSQVIWEGGHTVVWAGRLQGKLVAIKAFSRRAVAQFQAERALYELPGLQHDHIVRFITASRGGPGPLPCGPLLVLELHPKGSLCHYLTQHTSDWGSSMRMALSLVQGLAFLHEERWQDGQYKPGIAHRDLSSQNVLIREDGSCAIGDLGLALVLPGLTQPPTWAPTQPRGPAAIMEAGTQRYMAPELLDKTLDLQDWGTALRQADVYSLALLLWEILSRCPDLWPDSRPPPFQLAYEAELGSTPTTCELWTLAVEERRRPYIPSTWHCFTTDPGGLRELLEDCWDADPEARLTAECVQRRLAALAQPQEACPSPESCAHGCPPLCPEDCLSTPPHCHSPL; this is encoded by the exons ATGCTGGGGACTCTGGGCCTTTGGGTACCACTTCCCACAGCTGTGCGCG CACCCCCAAGCAGGCGGACCTGTGTGTTCTTTGAGGCCCCTGGAGTGCGGGGAAGCACAAAGACACTGGGGAAGCTGCTAGATGCAGGACCAGGGCCCCCCAGGGTTATCCGCTGCCTCTACAGCCGCTGCTGTTTTGGGATCTGGAACCTGACCCAAGACCAGGCACAGGTGGAGATGCAAG GATGCCGAGACAGTGATGAGCCAGACTGTGAGTCCCCCCACTGTGACCTGAGCCCCcgagcccaccccagccccaggtccACTCTCTTCACCTGCTCCTGTGGCACTGACTTCTGCAATGCCAATTACAGCCAtctgcctcctccagggagccctgggaCTTCTGGCTCCCAGGGTCCCCCACCTGTCCCAG GCGAGTCCATCTGGATGGCACTGGTGCTGCTGGGGctattcttcctcctcctgctgctgctgggcaGCATCATCTTGG ccctgctACAGCGAAAGGCCTGCAGAGTACGAGGTGggccagagccagagccagagccagacTCAGGCAGGGACTGGAGTGCTGAGCTGCCCGAGCTGCCTGAGCTGCGTTTCTCCCAG GTAATCTGGGAAGGAGGTCACACAGTGGTGTGGGCTGGGCGGCTGCAAGGCAAACTGGTAGCCATCAAGGCCTTCTCCCGGAGGGCTGTGGCCCAGTTCCAAGCTGAGAGAGCGTTGTACGAACTGCCAGGCCTACAGCACGACCACATTGTCCGCTTTATCACCGCCAGCAGAGGGGGCCCTGGCCCCCTGCCCTGTGGGCCCCTGCTGGTACTGGAACTGCACCCGAAG ggCTCCCTGTGCCACTACTTGACCCAGCACACCAGTGACTGGGGAAGTTCCATGCGGATGGCACTGTCTCTGGTGCAGGGCCTGGCATTTCTCCATGAGGAGCGCTGGCAGGATG GCCAATATAAACCAGGTATCGCCCACCGAGATCTGAGCAGCCAGAATGTGCTCATTCGGGAGGATGGGTCGTGTGCCATTGGAGACCTGGGCCTTGCCTTGGTGCTCCCTGGCCTCACCCAGCCTCCCACGTGGGCCCCTACTCAACCCCGAGGCCCAGCTGCCATCATGGAG GCTGGCACCCAGAGGTACATGGCGCCAGAGCTCTTGGACAAGACTCTGGACCTACAGGACTGGGGCACGGCCCTCCGACAAGCCGATGTGTACTCTCTGGCTCTGCTCCTATGGGAGATCCTGAGCCGCTGCCCAGATTTGTGGCCTG ACAGCAGACCACCACCCTTCCAACTGGCCTATGAGGCAGAACTGGGCAGCACTCCCACCACCTGTGAGCTGTGGACCTTGGCTGTAGAGGAGAGAAGGCGCCCCTACATCCCATCCACCTGGCACTGCTTCACCACA gaccctggcggCCTGAGAGAGCTGCTAGAGGACTGCTGGGATGCAGACCCAGAAGCGCGGCTGACGGCGGAGTGTGTACAGCGGCGCCTGGCCGCCCTGGCCCAACCTCAGgaggcctgcccctccccagagaGCTGTGCCCATGGCTGCCCACCTCTCTGCCCAGAAGACTGCCTCTCAACTCCTCCCCACTGCCATTCCCCTTTGTAG
- the AMHR2 gene encoding anti-Muellerian hormone type-2 receptor isoform X3, with protein sequence MLGTLGLWVPLPTAVRAPPSRRTCVFFEAPGVRGSTKTLGKLLDAGPGPPRVIRCLYSRCCFGIWNLTQDQAQVEMQGCRDSDEPDCESPHCDLSPRAHPSPRSTLFTCSCGTDFCNANYSHLPPPGSPGTSGSQGPPPVPGESIWMALVLLGLFFLLLLLLGSIILALLQRKACRVRGGPEPEPEPDSGRDWSAELPELPELRFSQVIWEGGHTVVWAGRLQGKLVAIKAFSRRAVAQFQAERALYELPGLQHDHIVRFITASRGGPGPLPCGPLLVLELHPKGSLCHYLTQHTSDWGSSMRMALSLVQGLAFLHEERWQDGQYKPGIAHRDLSSQNVLIREDGSCAIGDLGLALVLPGLTQPPTWAPTQPRGPAAIMEDPGGLRELLEDCWDADPEARLTAECVQRRLAALAQPQEACPSPESCAHGCPPLCPEDCLSTPPHCHSPL encoded by the exons ATGCTGGGGACTCTGGGCCTTTGGGTACCACTTCCCACAGCTGTGCGCG CACCCCCAAGCAGGCGGACCTGTGTGTTCTTTGAGGCCCCTGGAGTGCGGGGAAGCACAAAGACACTGGGGAAGCTGCTAGATGCAGGACCAGGGCCCCCCAGGGTTATCCGCTGCCTCTACAGCCGCTGCTGTTTTGGGATCTGGAACCTGACCCAAGACCAGGCACAGGTGGAGATGCAAG GATGCCGAGACAGTGATGAGCCAGACTGTGAGTCCCCCCACTGTGACCTGAGCCCCcgagcccaccccagccccaggtccACTCTCTTCACCTGCTCCTGTGGCACTGACTTCTGCAATGCCAATTACAGCCAtctgcctcctccagggagccctgggaCTTCTGGCTCCCAGGGTCCCCCACCTGTCCCAG GCGAGTCCATCTGGATGGCACTGGTGCTGCTGGGGctattcttcctcctcctgctgctgctgggcaGCATCATCTTGG ccctgctACAGCGAAAGGCCTGCAGAGTACGAGGTGggccagagccagagccagagccagacTCAGGCAGGGACTGGAGTGCTGAGCTGCCCGAGCTGCCTGAGCTGCGTTTCTCCCAG GTAATCTGGGAAGGAGGTCACACAGTGGTGTGGGCTGGGCGGCTGCAAGGCAAACTGGTAGCCATCAAGGCCTTCTCCCGGAGGGCTGTGGCCCAGTTCCAAGCTGAGAGAGCGTTGTACGAACTGCCAGGCCTACAGCACGACCACATTGTCCGCTTTATCACCGCCAGCAGAGGGGGCCCTGGCCCCCTGCCCTGTGGGCCCCTGCTGGTACTGGAACTGCACCCGAAG ggCTCCCTGTGCCACTACTTGACCCAGCACACCAGTGACTGGGGAAGTTCCATGCGGATGGCACTGTCTCTGGTGCAGGGCCTGGCATTTCTCCATGAGGAGCGCTGGCAGGATG GCCAATATAAACCAGGTATCGCCCACCGAGATCTGAGCAGCCAGAATGTGCTCATTCGGGAGGATGGGTCGTGTGCCATTGGAGACCTGGGCCTTGCCTTGGTGCTCCCTGGCCTCACCCAGCCTCCCACGTGGGCCCCTACTCAACCCCGAGGCCCAGCTGCCATCATGGAG gaccctggcggCCTGAGAGAGCTGCTAGAGGACTGCTGGGATGCAGACCCAGAAGCGCGGCTGACGGCGGAGTGTGTACAGCGGCGCCTGGCCGCCCTGGCCCAACCTCAGgaggcctgcccctccccagagaGCTGTGCCCATGGCTGCCCACCTCTCTGCCCAGAAGACTGCCTCTCAACTCCTCCCCACTGCCATTCCCCTTTGTAG
- the AMHR2 gene encoding anti-Muellerian hormone type-2 receptor isoform X2 → MLGTLGLWVPLPTAVRAPPSRRTCVFFEAPGVRGSTKTLGKLLDAGPGPPRVIRCLYSRCCFGIWNLTQDQAQVEMQGCRDSDEPDCESPHCDLSPRAHPSPRSTLFTCSCGTDFCNANYSHLPPPGSPGTSGSQGPPPVPGESIWMALVLLGLFFLLLLLLGSIILALLQRKACRVRGGPEPEPEPDSGRDWSAELPELPELRFSQVIWEGGHTVVWAGRLQGKLVAIKAFSRRAVAQFQAERALYELPGLQHDHIVRFITASRGGPGPLPCGPLLVLELHPKGSLCHYLTQHTSDWGSSMRMALSLVQGLAFLHEERWQDGQYKPGIAHRDLSSQNVLIREDGSCAIGDLGLALVLPGLTQPPTWAPTQPRGPAAIMEAGTQRYMAPELLDKTLDLQDWGTALRQADVYSLALLLWEILSRCPDLWPADHHPSNWPMRQNWAALPPPVSCGPWL, encoded by the exons ATGCTGGGGACTCTGGGCCTTTGGGTACCACTTCCCACAGCTGTGCGCG CACCCCCAAGCAGGCGGACCTGTGTGTTCTTTGAGGCCCCTGGAGTGCGGGGAAGCACAAAGACACTGGGGAAGCTGCTAGATGCAGGACCAGGGCCCCCCAGGGTTATCCGCTGCCTCTACAGCCGCTGCTGTTTTGGGATCTGGAACCTGACCCAAGACCAGGCACAGGTGGAGATGCAAG GATGCCGAGACAGTGATGAGCCAGACTGTGAGTCCCCCCACTGTGACCTGAGCCCCcgagcccaccccagccccaggtccACTCTCTTCACCTGCTCCTGTGGCACTGACTTCTGCAATGCCAATTACAGCCAtctgcctcctccagggagccctgggaCTTCTGGCTCCCAGGGTCCCCCACCTGTCCCAG GCGAGTCCATCTGGATGGCACTGGTGCTGCTGGGGctattcttcctcctcctgctgctgctgggcaGCATCATCTTGG ccctgctACAGCGAAAGGCCTGCAGAGTACGAGGTGggccagagccagagccagagccagacTCAGGCAGGGACTGGAGTGCTGAGCTGCCCGAGCTGCCTGAGCTGCGTTTCTCCCAG GTAATCTGGGAAGGAGGTCACACAGTGGTGTGGGCTGGGCGGCTGCAAGGCAAACTGGTAGCCATCAAGGCCTTCTCCCGGAGGGCTGTGGCCCAGTTCCAAGCTGAGAGAGCGTTGTACGAACTGCCAGGCCTACAGCACGACCACATTGTCCGCTTTATCACCGCCAGCAGAGGGGGCCCTGGCCCCCTGCCCTGTGGGCCCCTGCTGGTACTGGAACTGCACCCGAAG ggCTCCCTGTGCCACTACTTGACCCAGCACACCAGTGACTGGGGAAGTTCCATGCGGATGGCACTGTCTCTGGTGCAGGGCCTGGCATTTCTCCATGAGGAGCGCTGGCAGGATG GCCAATATAAACCAGGTATCGCCCACCGAGATCTGAGCAGCCAGAATGTGCTCATTCGGGAGGATGGGTCGTGTGCCATTGGAGACCTGGGCCTTGCCTTGGTGCTCCCTGGCCTCACCCAGCCTCCCACGTGGGCCCCTACTCAACCCCGAGGCCCAGCTGCCATCATGGAG GCTGGCACCCAGAGGTACATGGCGCCAGAGCTCTTGGACAAGACTCTGGACCTACAGGACTGGGGCACGGCCCTCCGACAAGCCGATGTGTACTCTCTGGCTCTGCTCCTATGGGAGATCCTGAGCCGCTGCCCAGATTTGTGGCCTG CAGACCACCACCCTTCCAACTGGCCTATGAGGCAGAACTGGGCAGCACTCCCACCACCTGTGAGCTGTGGACCTTGGCTGTAG